The Pseudomonas sp. MH9.2 genomic interval GGGCTTCGCGGATCGCCTGAATGCGACCGTCCATCATGTCAGAAGGCGCAACTACTTGCGCGCCGGCAGCCGCATGGGACAGCGCTTGTTTAACCAGCGCATCGACGGTGATGTCGTTCTGCACATAGCCATCTGCGTCGAGAATGCCATCTTGACCGTGCGTGGTAAACGGATCGAGGGCAACGTCGGTAATCACACCCAACTCAGGGAAACGATCACGCAGCGCGCGAGTGGCTCGCTGAGCAATCCCCTCAGGGTTCCAGGCTTCAGCACCATCAAGGGATTTTTTCTCGGGCGCGGTCACCGGAAACAACGCCAACGCCGGAATGCCCAGCGCCACCCACTGCTCAGCTTCCTGCAACAACAAGTCGATGCTCAGACGCTCAACGCCCGGCATCGACGAAATCGTTTCACGACGGTTTTCACCATCGAGAACAAAAACCGGAAGGATCAGGTCGTCGACGGTCAATACGTTTTCACGGACCAGGCGACGGGAGAAATCATCACGACGATTACGGCGCAAACGGGTAAGAGGAAACAAGCGGTTGGCGGGGGTAAAGCTCACGGCAAGACTCCATAGCCCGCGCAGGCGGGCAAGCGTGACAGTTATAAGCCACCATTATGACCAATGTATGACATCTATGCGCAACGTGCGACGGTAGGACGCAACCATTGTCTCCGTAGGAATTCTTCACGTCGAGACACATATCCACACTTTCCTGAATGTCTTCTAAGCGTTAGGCTGCGCGTTCATTTCGCCAGCACCCAGACAATGCTCCAACAATTTTTGCAGGACTTTGGCTACTTTGCCCTTTTCCTTGGAACCTTTTTTGAAGGTGAGACGATCCTTGTCCTCGCCGGCTTTCTTGCGTTCCGAGGTTACATGGATATCAACATGGTCGTGGTCGTGGCCTTCCTTGGAAGCTACGCCGGTGATCAGCTTTGGTATTTCCTGGGGCGTAAGCACGGCCGCAAGTTGCTGGCACGCAAACCGCGCTGGCAGTTATTGGGTGACAAGGCCCTGGAGCAAATTCGCAAACACCCGGATATCTGGGTGCTGAGTTTTCGCTTCGTCTATGGGCTGCGTACCGTGATGCCGGTGGCGATTGGCCTGTCCGGTTATCCGCCTGGGCGCTACCTGCTGCTCAATGGCCTGGGTGCCGGTGTCTGGGCCGCGGCACTGGGTGCGGCCGCTTATCACTTTGGCGCACTACTCGAAGGTCTGCTGGGTAACGTCAAAAAATATGAGCTTTGGGTGCTGGGCGCCCTGCTATTGCTTGGCGGCGTTCTGTGGCTACGTAGACGAATCAAAGCCGCACGCATTGCCAAAGAGCTGGAAATGACGTCCGCCAAAGTCGTCACCGTTGACGTCAAGAGTCAGCCAAACGAATGAAATGTCCGCGAGCGCAATACAGCCCCATTGCGCTCAGCAGCACGTAAGTCAGCAAGGTCACCCAGCCCAGCGGACTCACGGCCCAAAGCCCCAGCGCCTGCGCAAGCCCCATTAACGGCACGTTCAGCACCAGACGGGCGCACTCCAGCTTGATCGCCCCAGGCCGGTTCTCCAGCGCCACGCCGAGCACAAACAAACCAAGCGTGACCCAGACCCAGCCGAGCACCAGTGCCGGCGGGGCCAAGCTGTCGCCCACCCCCATCAGGTAGCTGCCCAACGCAGCATGGATAGCGAACTGCGCGGCGATGTAGACCTGCTGCGAACGGCTTAACGGCACCTCGAATTTGCGAAACTGGCTCAGGTCTGCCTTGCCCAGCGGGTACTTGGTCGCGACATCCGCCGGGCGCCAGCCGGTGCGCATAAACCAGATCCGCAGCGCATCCCACAGGCTCTCGGTACGCCGTGCGTCGGCGGCAAGTTGGGCGTAAAACTGCACGTTTGCCCATAATGGATTCCAGCTCGCCAGTGGCGTGGTGACACCGAAAATCGTTGGATCACTGTCCAGCTCTTCCTGGAAAGAACCCAATAATCTGTCCCAGACAATGAACACTCCGCCGTAGTTGCGATCCATGTAAACAGGGTTCTGCGCATGGTGAACACGATGATTGGACGGGGTCACGAACACCCATTCGAACCAGCCCAGCTTGGGAATGTGGCGGGTGTGCACCCAGAACTGATACAACAAATTGAGCGCCGCGACGCTGACGAACACCAGCAAGGGCACGCCCAGCACTGCCATCGGCAGGTAGAAAATCCAACTGAGCAGAAAGCCGGTGCTGGTCTGACGCAGAGCCGTGGAGAGGTTGTACTCCTCACTCTGGTGATGGACTGAATGCGCCGCCCACAATACGTTGCGCTCGTGCCCCATGCGGTGCAGCCAGTAGTAACAGAAGTCATAGAGCACGAACGCAAACACCCACACCCATGGGCTGTCGGGCGAAAGCTGCTGCAGCGACAGATGCTCAAGGGCAAACGCGTAGGTCAGCACGCCGACGCCCTTGGTCAGCAAGCCGCTGGTAGTCGACAGCACGCCCGTGCTCAGGCTGTTGATCGAATCGGACAAGCGATACGTATTAACCTTGCGCCAACGATCAGCCAACAGCTCCACGGCAATCAGCACAAAGAAGAACGGCACGGCATACAGAATCAAATTCATGGGGTTGCCACTCAGGAGGCCTCTTGCCAAAGATTAGGCCCGGATTGGCCAAAACCCTATGGCAGCGAATGACAAATTAGTGGACATTTAACGACATTCTTGTCACAGCCTTTAAAGAAACGGCCAGCGTGCGAATCAGCCGATTCAGCGCCATGAACAGGAGCAAAAACGCGATGCAAAAGAGAGTGGCAGTGATTCTTTCCGGCTGCGGCGTCCAGGACGGAGCGGAGATCCATGAGAGCGTCCTCACCCTGCTGCGCCTGGACCAACGCGGCGTCGAGGTTCAATGTTTTGCCCCTGATATTGCGCAACACGATGTGATCAACCATCTGACCGGCGAAAAAATGTCCGAGTCGCGCAACGTCCTGATCGAGTCTGCACGTATTGCCCGTGGCGCGATCAAGGATATTCGCGAGGCCAATGCAGAGGATTTTGATGCGCTGATCATGCCGGGTGGATTTGGCGTGGCGAAAAACCTGTCCAATTTCGCCTTCGAAGGCGTCCATTGCAGCCTGCAGCCTGAGCTTCTGACGCTGGCCGAAGCCTTTGCCGAATCAGGGAAACCCATAGGGTTGATCTGCATTTCCCCCGCGTTGGCCGCGAAAATCTATGGGCCGGGCGTAACCTGCACCATCGGCAACGACCCGGACACCGCCAAGGCCATCTGCAAAATGGGCGGCATCCACAAAGAGTGCGCAGTCGACGAGATTGTCGAGGACACCGCACGCAAACTGGTCAGCACCCCGGCCTACATGACCGCCCAGTCGATCAGCGAATCGGCGGCCGGGATCAACAAACTGGTGGATCGGGTGATTGAGTTGACGCAGGAAAACGACGATTAACGGTGAACATCGCCCAATCCTGACTTAAGGGTATTCCCGCGCCAGCCGCGTCAGAATCCTGTCCAGCGCATTGGCGAACGCTTGTTTTTCACGGTCGCCATGGGGCGCTGGGCCACCGCTCATCTGGCCCTGATCACGCAGGTCAGTGAACAGGTTTCGCACCGCCAGACGATCCCCCATGTTCTGCGGGTCGAACTCGCGGCCCCGAGGGTCGAGTGCCGCAACGCTTTTTTTGATCAGCCGATCCGCCAACGGCACATCGCTGCAAATCACCAGTTCGCCCGGCACGGCATGCTCGACCAGGTAATCATCCGCCGCGTCTGGCCCGCTGGGCACCACGATCAATTTGACGCACGCGTACGTCGGTTTGACCTGGCTTTGCCCAGCCACCAGCAATACCTCGAAATGACGCTTCAAAGCGAACTTGATGACTTGGTCTTTAGCTGCCCGGGGGCAAGCGTCGGCATCGATCCAGACGCGCATACAGTTTTCCTAGACCGCCAGAATGCGGCGTTTCTCAGCCAAACGGCTACGGCCATACAACACGGCAATCGCTAACAAGGCAACTGCCTGTGCTGACAGCGAGTACGCGTCGGCATGAATACCCAGCCAATCGAACTCGAAGAACGGCACCGGACGCGTGCCGAAGACTCCAGCCTCTTGCAACGCCTTGACACCATGCCCGGCAAACACCACCGACAACCCGCACAGCAGCCCTGCGTTGATGCTGAAAAACAGCGCCAGTGGCAGCTTGGCCGAACCGCGCAAAATCACCCAAGCCAGACCGACCAACAACACCAGCGCCGTCGCGCCACCGGCCAGCACGGCGTTATGACCCGCTGGACCGGCCTGCAGCCACAGGGTTTCGTAGAACAGGATGACCTCGAACAACTCGCGATAGACCGAGAAGAAGGCAAGGATTGCGAAGCCAAAACGGCCACCACCGCCCACCAGGCTGCTCTTGATGTAATCCTGCCAGGCGGCGGCATGACGGCGGTCGTGCATCCATACCCCGAGCCACAACACCATGACGCTGGCAAACAACGCCGTGGCACCTTCAAGCAATTCACGCTGAGCGCCGCTGACATCAATCACATACGCGGCCACCGCCCACGTCGCGAGACCCGCGAGCAGGGCCAGCCCCCAACCCATGTTGACGCTGCGTACCGCCGACTCCTGGCCAGTGTTGCGCAGGAACGCCAGAATCGCCGCCAGCACCAGAATCGCTTCCAGACCTTCGCGCAGCAGAATCAGCAGACCCGAGATATAGCTCAGCGACAGACTCAGGCCATCGCTGCCGAGCAGATCCGCCGATTGTTTGAGCAGGGCTTTAGCCGCTTCCAGCTTCTGCGCTGCCTGCGCTACCGGCAGGCCATCCTGCAACGACTGACGGTAAGCCATCAGGGATTTTTCAGTGGCCTTGCGAACGTTGGGGTCGACGTTGTCCAGCGAGCTTTCAACCAGCTCAAACCCTTCCAGATAGGCCGCGACCGACAGGTCATACGCTTGCTCGTGATCGCCTGCACGGTACGCCGCCAGGCTCCTGTCCAGCGTCATGCGGGTGTATTCGAGCAGTTGCCCAGGGCCACGTTGTGCTTGCGGTGGCTGGGCGCGCTGGGCACGGAAGGTCGCGGCAACCTCAACACCTTGAGCCGCACTCACTTCTGCCGGCGTTTGCCGGGCCAGATCGGCCAAATTGAATACCGTGCCTTTGGCCGCAGCGGGATCAGCCGTGAAACTGGCGATATAGGTCGCCACGTCCCAACGCTGACGGTCGTCCAGTTGGTCGGCGAACGCGGGCATGTCCGTGCCTTGCACACCCAGGCCCAGCGTGTTGTAAACGTCATACAGACTTAAGTGGTCGAGTCGGGCCTTGTTACGCAGATTGGCGGGCGGCGGCGTCAAACCAATCCCGGCCGGACCATCACCCGCCCCGGCGTCACCATGGCACACCGAACAATGCTGGGCGTATAACGGCGCACCGCGGGCAGGATCGGGGGTGATTGCCGGGGCTTGGCTGACTTCGTACGTCACCGCCAGCTTCGCCGCCAGTAGTCGAGCCTGGCGCGCTACAGCCGCGCCCTCTTGATGCTCGCTCACGGCCTCGCGCAAGCTGCCAACGCCCTGCTCCAGCTCCGTGCGCTCCGCACGGGCAGGCAACGTGACAATCAAACCCTGCAAGACGGTCAGAAATTCCAACTGTTCGCGGTATTCAGATTCATCGATGACCTTTCCATCAGCAACGGTCGCGGGATAGTCCGCACCTATATAACCCAGCATGTGTAACGCCTGAGCGGCGCCATCAACAGGGTTAGCCAGCAACTCGAAGCTGCACAGGACAAACACGGGCAGCATCAGCCAAGCCCAAAAACGGGAGGGGAAAGACATCAAGGAATCCCAAATAAGAATGCGTTGTATTACATTGTATCAATATTTCTCGTTCGCATGCAGCTACGTTTGGGATGGACGGTGCGACACCGCGCCGCACAGCCTCCTGAGCATGTCTGTGGGTGCGATGGTCTGTTCGCGAACGAGACTGCGCGCGCCCAACGCGCAATCTCTGCGGGAGCGAATTCATTCTCGATGACGGCAAGTCAGGCATCGACGATTTGAATCAAGCGATACCGCGATGGATCGTGGCCAGAAATGCCGCTGCACCGACGAACAATCCAGCAAAGGTCCGGTTCATCCGGCGCTGCTGCTTAGGCGTGCGCAGCAGGCGCAACACTCGCGAAGCCAGCCCGGTATAACCGGCCATCACCGTCAGGTCGACCGCAACCATAGTGGCGCAGATGATCAGGTATTGGGCGAGGAGCGGCTGATGCGGGTCGATGAATTGCGGCAGGATCGCCAGCATGAACACCAGGGCCTTGGGGTTGCTGATATTCACCAGAAAGCCGCGCATGACCAGGCTCAAGGGCCGACCAATCGGGCGTACGGCGGCGTCATCGGCCATGTCGCTGGGCAGCGCGCGCCATTGTTTGATGGCCAGATAGACCAGATAGAGTACGCCAAACCATTTGATCAGGCTGAAGGCCAGTGCGGACGCTGCAAGGACTGCACCCACACCCGCCGCAACAATCGCAATCTGCAACACCAGCGCCAATTGCAGGCCCAGCACGTTCCAGTAACCGCGCCAGAAACCGTATTGCAACCCGCACGACATGGAGGCGATAGCGCCAGCCCCTGGAGACAGGCTGATAACCCAGCAGGCGGCAAAAAATGCCAGCCACGTTTCAAGCAACATCACACACCTCAGGCAAGACCGGAATGCCTTCTAAGCTAATGTTTGCGCCGAAAAATGACTATTTATTTTTAAGGCCTGCGTGCCAATGCACAACAGGCACGCGCATTGATCAGGACAAGGCTTCCAGCTCGGCCTGCATGCCTTCAAGCAGCTCGAGGGCTTCCATCCAGGCTTCTTCAAGCTCGGCTTCACGCACCTTCAGCTTGGCTTGATCGGCCAACAGGTCCCGCAGCTTGTCTTTGTTCGCCGCCTCGTAATTCGCACTGTCGGCCAATGCGGCTTCGACCTTGGTCAGCTTTTCATGCAACGTGCCGAGGTCGCGCTCAAGCTTGTCAGCCTCACGCTTGTGCGGTGCCAGCTGTTGACGCAAAGCGGCAGCCTGTTGGCGCTGGGCTTTCTTGTCGGTTTTATCGGCATTGACCGGCGTGTTGCTAACCGGTGCATTGCGCAGACGGTAGTCCACCAGCCAGCGCGCGTAATCTTCCAGGTCGCCATCGAAGGTCTGCACCAGCCCATCGGCCACCAACAAAAAATCGTCGGTGGTGCTTTTGAGCAAATGCCGGTCGTGGGAAACCACCAATACCGCGCCACTGAATTCCTGGAGGGCCATGGTCAAAGCCAGGCGCATTTCCAGATCCAGGTGGTTGGTCGGTTCGTCGAGCAGCAACAGGTTTGGCTTGCCCCAAGCGATCAAGGCCAACGCCAGACGCGCTTTTTCGCCGCCGGAGAAATTCAGTACCGGCTCGTCCAGACGCGGACCGCGGAAGTCGAAACCACCGAGGAAGTCGCGCAAGGTTTGCTCGCGCTCGGTCGGCGCAATACGTTGCAGGTGTAACAGCGGGCTGGCTTTGGAGTCGAGGGAGTCCAGCTGATGTTGAGCGAAGTAGCCAACGATCAGGTTTTCGCCACGCACCAATCGCCCGCTCAACGGCTCAAGCTCGCCCGCGAGGTTTTTGATCAGCGTCGATTTACCCGCCCCGTTAGGACCGAGCAAACCGATTCGCGCACCCGGCGTAAGCTGTAATTTGACCTTTTCCAGTACGGCCCTTTCGCCGTAGCCCAAACGCGCATCCGAAAGATCGAGCAGCGGGCTGGAAATTTTATCGGACTCACGGAAGGTAAAGTCGAACGGCGAATCGACGTGCGCCGCGGACAACTCTTCCATGCGCTCAAGGGCTTTGATCCGACTTTGAGCCTGACGGGCCTTGGTCGCCTGAGCCTTGAAGCGTGCAATGAATTTCTCCATGTGCGCGCGCTGCACTTGTTGCTTGTCGTAGGCTTGCTGCTGCTGGGCCAGACGCTCGGCACGGGCGCGCTCGAAGGCGCTGTAGCCCCCGCG includes:
- the elbB gene encoding isoprenoid biosynthesis glyoxalase ElbB; translated protein: MQKRVAVILSGCGVQDGAEIHESVLTLLRLDQRGVEVQCFAPDIAQHDVINHLTGEKMSESRNVLIESARIARGAIKDIREANAEDFDALIMPGGFGVAKNLSNFAFEGVHCSLQPELLTLAEAFAESGKPIGLICISPALAAKIYGPGVTCTIGNDPDTAKAICKMGGIHKECAVDEIVEDTARKLVSTPAYMTAQSISESAAGINKLVDRVIELTQENDD
- the hemB gene encoding porphobilinogen synthase yields the protein MSFTPANRLFPLTRLRRNRRDDFSRRLVRENVLTVDDLILPVFVLDGENRRETISSMPGVERLSIDLLLQEAEQWVALGIPALALFPVTAPEKKSLDGAEAWNPEGIAQRATRALRDRFPELGVITDVALDPFTTHGQDGILDADGYVQNDITVDALVKQALSHAAAGAQVVAPSDMMDGRIQAIREALELADHVNVRIMAYSAKYASAYYGPFRDAVGSALNLGKANKASYQMDPANSNEALHEVAADLSEGADMVMVKPGMPYLDILYRVKDEFKVPTFVYQVSGEYAMHMAAIQNGWLSEGVILESLTAFKRAGADGILTYFAVRAAQLLKGQ
- a CDS encoding sterol desaturase family protein produces the protein MNLILYAVPFFFVLIAVELLADRWRKVNTYRLSDSINSLSTGVLSTTSGLLTKGVGVLTYAFALEHLSLQQLSPDSPWVWVFAFVLYDFCYYWLHRMGHERNVLWAAHSVHHQSEEYNLSTALRQTSTGFLLSWIFYLPMAVLGVPLLVFVSVAALNLLYQFWVHTRHIPKLGWFEWVFVTPSNHRVHHAQNPVYMDRNYGGVFIVWDRLLGSFQEELDSDPTIFGVTTPLASWNPLWANVQFYAQLAADARRTESLWDALRIWFMRTGWRPADVATKYPLGKADLSQFRKFEVPLSRSQQVYIAAQFAIHAALGSYLMGVGDSLAPPALVLGWVWVTLGLFVLGVALENRPGAIKLECARLVLNVPLMGLAQALGLWAVSPLGWVTLLTYVLLSAMGLYCARGHFIRLADS
- a CDS encoding YaiI/YqxD family protein, with product MRVWIDADACPRAAKDQVIKFALKRHFEVLLVAGQSQVKPTYACVKLIVVPSGPDAADDYLVEHAVPGELVICSDVPLADRLIKKSVAALDPRGREFDPQNMGDRLAVRNLFTDLRDQGQMSGGPAPHGDREKQAFANALDRILTRLAREYP
- a CDS encoding cytochrome c/FTR1 family iron permease → MSFPSRFWAWLMLPVFVLCSFELLANPVDGAAQALHMLGYIGADYPATVADGKVIDESEYREQLEFLTVLQGLIVTLPARAERTELEQGVGSLREAVSEHQEGAAVARQARLLAAKLAVTYEVSQAPAITPDPARGAPLYAQHCSVCHGDAGAGDGPAGIGLTPPPANLRNKARLDHLSLYDVYNTLGLGVQGTDMPAFADQLDDRQRWDVATYIASFTADPAAAKGTVFNLADLARQTPAEVSAAQGVEVAATFRAQRAQPPQAQRGPGQLLEYTRMTLDRSLAAYRAGDHEQAYDLSVAAYLEGFELVESSLDNVDPNVRKATEKSLMAYRQSLQDGLPVAQAAQKLEAAKALLKQSADLLGSDGLSLSLSYISGLLILLREGLEAILVLAAILAFLRNTGQESAVRSVNMGWGLALLAGLATWAVAAYVIDVSGAQRELLEGATALFASVMVLWLGVWMHDRRHAAAWQDYIKSSLVGGGGRFGFAILAFFSVYRELFEVILFYETLWLQAGPAGHNAVLAGGATALVLLVGLAWVILRGSAKLPLALFFSINAGLLCGLSVVFAGHGVKALQEAGVFGTRPVPFFEFDWLGIHADAYSLSAQAVALLAIAVLYGRSRLAEKRRILAV
- a CDS encoding LysE family transporter, whose amino-acid sequence is MLLETWLAFFAACWVISLSPGAGAIASMSCGLQYGFWRGYWNVLGLQLALVLQIAIVAAGVGAVLAASALAFSLIKWFGVLYLVYLAIKQWRALPSDMADDAAVRPIGRPLSLVMRGFLVNISNPKALVFMLAILPQFIDPHQPLLAQYLIICATMVAVDLTVMAGYTGLASRVLRLLRTPKQQRRMNRTFAGLFVGAAAFLATIHRGIA
- a CDS encoding ATP-binding cassette domain-containing protein, with translation MIRLQNLTLQRGPQRLLEDAELTLHPGHKAGLIGANGAGKSSLFALLRGELTPDGGDCLVPADWRIAHMRQEVDTLDRLAVDYVLDGDLRLRQVQSDLAAAEAAHDGAAQARLHAELDSADGYTADARARKLLAGLGFTNEQTERQVGDFSGGWRMRLNLAQALMCPSDLLLLDEPTNHLDLDAILWLEDWLKGYTGTLLLISHDRDFLDAVVDHIAHVEQKKIILYRGGYSAFERARAERLAQQQQAYDKQQVQRAHMEKFIARFKAQATKARQAQSRIKALERMEELSAAHVDSPFDFTFRESDKISSPLLDLSDARLGYGERAVLEKVKLQLTPGARIGLLGPNGAGKSTLIKNLAGELEPLSGRLVRGENLIVGYFAQHQLDSLDSKASPLLHLQRIAPTEREQTLRDFLGGFDFRGPRLDEPVLNFSGGEKARLALALIAWGKPNLLLLDEPTNHLDLEMRLALTMALQEFSGAVLVVSHDRHLLKSTTDDFLLVADGLVQTFDGDLEDYARWLVDYRLRNAPVSNTPVNADKTDKKAQRQQAAALRQQLAPHKREADKLERDLGTLHEKLTKVEAALADSANYEAANKDKLRDLLADQAKLKVREAELEEAWMEALELLEGMQAELEALS
- a CDS encoding DedA family protein, with protein sequence MLQQFLQDFGYFALFLGTFFEGETILVLAGFLAFRGYMDINMVVVVAFLGSYAGDQLWYFLGRKHGRKLLARKPRWQLLGDKALEQIRKHPDIWVLSFRFVYGLRTVMPVAIGLSGYPPGRYLLLNGLGAGVWAAALGAAAYHFGALLEGLLGNVKKYELWVLGALLLLGGVLWLRRRIKAARIAKELEMTSAKVVTVDVKSQPNE